A genomic segment from Flammeovirga pectinis encodes:
- a CDS encoding Orn/Lys/Arg family decarboxylase gives MNLQEWPLLVVSEKQIDTFESNRLKELITQLNTDNIKTILSKNLKHVIDLCTSQREISGVLVDWNLNLSSEEKTEVILELRKRFPRLQIFILAEKAAPEELPTSVLEASNGFYWLDDDTITFMAGRLTHMIKEYVEGNYGPFFKGLVNYVDEYKYAWHTPGHMGGEGFKKSPAGTALYNFFGENTLRSDLSISVPDLGSLLDHSGPIGDSEKFASETFNSDKSYYVLNGTSTVNQIIWRSQVAQNDLALVDRNCHKSLNYAMVITNAKPMYMMPRRNALGIIGPVKMSEMTATTALHKKSASKLIGEDEMGKEIVMSALTNSTYDGLAYNVRKVKKELGDHVKYMHFDEAWYAYARFHPIYDGFYGMTPDENKEHPPVFTSHSTHKLLNAFSQGSMLHIKDGSDEKIDPDEFNEAYMMHGSTSPNYPMIASLDVSTKMMHDNGEQMSHDNILDAISLRQRVAQMNDEFSAKEDWFFDMWQPTTYKGEKFSKVAAETLASNQDAWVLNPDDAWHGFNGLEEDFVLLDPIKLTFTTPGVNAVGSYTEQGIPAGIVSDYLINKGIVTEKTDSYSFLMLHSFGTTKGKQGELLSALLNFKKDYDNNTSLRLIFPNLLKIDADFYGKMGLKDLCDSMHTFFKENDFLNQMQQAFEILPQQEMKPSEAYEQVVRKNVEYVYLENMMKKVPAVMLVPYPPGIPVMMGGERMDESTKAIHNYLSILEKYENAFPGYEKDIHGVERDVINGVIKYKTLCVKEAPELEA, from the coding sequence ATGAATTTACAAGAATGGCCTTTATTAGTTGTATCAGAAAAACAAATTGATACATTTGAAAGCAATCGATTAAAAGAATTAATTACTCAATTAAATACTGATAATATTAAAACAATCTTATCAAAAAACTTAAAACACGTAATTGACTTATGCACTAGTCAACGTGAAATATCTGGTGTTTTAGTAGATTGGAATTTAAATTTATCATCAGAAGAAAAAACAGAAGTAATCTTAGAATTACGTAAAAGATTTCCAAGATTACAAATTTTTATTTTAGCAGAAAAAGCTGCTCCAGAAGAATTACCAACATCTGTTTTAGAGGCATCTAATGGTTTTTATTGGTTAGACGATGATACCATTACGTTTATGGCGGGTCGTTTAACACACATGATCAAAGAATATGTTGAAGGTAATTATGGTCCATTCTTTAAAGGACTTGTAAATTATGTAGATGAGTACAAATATGCATGGCATACACCAGGCCATATGGGTGGTGAAGGATTTAAGAAAAGTCCTGCAGGTACTGCACTTTACAACTTCTTTGGTGAAAATACTTTAAGATCTGACCTGTCTATTTCTGTACCAGATCTAGGTTCTTTATTAGATCATAGCGGTCCTATTGGCGACTCAGAAAAATTTGCCTCAGAAACATTCAATTCTGATAAATCTTATTACGTTTTAAACGGTACTTCTACAGTAAATCAAATTATTTGGAGAAGTCAAGTTGCTCAAAACGACTTAGCTTTAGTAGATAGAAATTGTCATAAATCTTTGAATTATGCAATGGTAATTACTAATGCTAAACCAATGTACATGATGCCAAGAAGAAATGCTCTAGGTATTATCGGACCAGTTAAAATGTCTGAAATGACAGCCACTACTGCTTTACATAAAAAATCTGCCTCTAAATTAATTGGAGAAGATGAGATGGGTAAAGAGATTGTAATGTCTGCATTAACGAACTCAACATACGATGGTCTTGCTTACAATGTAAGAAAAGTGAAAAAAGAATTAGGTGACCATGTTAAATACATGCACTTTGATGAAGCTTGGTATGCTTATGCTCGTTTCCATCCAATTTATGATGGTTTCTATGGCATGACGCCAGATGAGAATAAAGAACATCCTCCAGTATTCACATCACATTCAACACACAAGTTATTGAATGCATTCTCTCAGGGTTCTATGTTGCACATTAAAGATGGATCTGACGAAAAAATTGATCCGGACGAATTTAATGAAGCGTACATGATGCACGGTTCAACATCACCGAACTACCCAATGATTGCTTCTTTAGATGTATCTACTAAAATGATGCATGATAATGGTGAGCAAATGAGTCATGATAACATCTTAGACGCAATAAGCTTAAGACAAAGAGTTGCACAAATGAATGATGAATTTTCTGCAAAAGAAGATTGGTTCTTTGATATGTGGCAGCCAACAACATATAAAGGTGAGAAATTTAGTAAAGTAGCTGCAGAAACGTTAGCATCAAATCAAGATGCTTGGGTATTAAACCCAGATGATGCATGGCATGGGTTTAATGGTTTAGAAGAAGATTTTGTACTTCTTGATCCTATTAAATTAACTTTTACTACACCAGGTGTAAACGCTGTCGGTTCTTATACAGAACAAGGTATACCAGCTGGAATTGTATCAGATTACTTAATAAATAAAGGGATTGTAACAGAAAAAACAGATTCTTACTCTTTCTTAATGTTACACTCATTTGGAACAACAAAAGGTAAACAAGGTGAATTGTTATCTGCTTTATTGAACTTCAAAAAAGATTATGATAACAACACATCATTAAGATTAATTTTCCCTAATCTTTTAAAAATTGATGCGGATTTTTATGGTAAAATGGGCTTGAAAGATCTTTGTGATAGCATGCATACTTTCTTTAAAGAGAACGATTTCTTGAACCAAATGCAACAAGCATTCGAGATTCTTCCTCAGCAAGAAATGAAACCTTCTGAAGCATACGAACAAGTTGTACGTAAAAATGTAGAGTATGTGTACTTAGAAAACATGATGAAAAAAGTACCAGCAGTAATGCTTGTTCCTTATCCTCCTGGTATCCCTGTAATGATGGGTGGAGAGAGAATGGACGAGTCTACAAAAGCAATTCATAATTACCTTTCTATCTTAGAAAAATATGAAAATGCATTCCCTGGTTATGAAAAGGATATCCATGGTGTTGAAAGAGATGTAATAAATGGTGTAATCAAATACAAAACACTTTGTGTTAAAGAAGCACCTGAATTAGAAGCATAA